One segment of Castanea sativa cultivar Marrone di Chiusa Pesio chromosome 3, ASM4071231v1 DNA contains the following:
- the LOC142629845 gene encoding protein indeterminate-domain 4, chloroplastic-like — protein MASSSSSTLFFGTREENQSQTTQQPSSTITSSTTPTTAPQKKRRNQPGNPNPDAEVIALSPKTLMATNRFICEVCNKGFQREQNLQLHRRGHNLPWKLKQKTNKEPKRKVYLCPEPTCVHHDPSRALGDLTGIKKHYSRKHGEKKWKCEKCSKRYAVQSDWKAHSKTCGTREYRCDCGTLFSRRDSFITHRAFCDALAQESARHPTNLNTMGSHLFGSNHMSLGLSQLGSQIPPLQNQNPPSSNMLRLGSAGGAKFEHLISPSNPSSYGQPPQSMHSSSLFIQDANQGFPNKPQLHGLMQLPDLQSNSNNSSPAASLFNLSFFPNNNSSPGGISSGDNVNMSSTNLSSSGLLMQDQLNNSNGGSQGTTLFSTNMGDHVGSGVSSLYSNSLPPENITSHMSATALLQKAAQMGSTTSSNNSSSMLRGLASSKSEKQNVLANFGVSFGNDNGGESLRSHIESGNHLQGLMNSLANASSSMFGRGQDNNFGGFNGSGVTLDQHHSNTSFSTVDEAKLHQNLAVNFGGSDKLTLDFLGVGGMVRNMGGGYSQREQQHAINMSSLDPELKTAQQASQAFGSTTMQ, from the exons ATGGCCTCGTCTTCCTCATCCACACTGTTTTTTGGAACCAGAGAAGAGAATCAAAGCCAGACAACACAACAACCTTCTTCTACAATCACTTCCTCAACTACTCCAACCACAGCTCctcaaaagaaaaggagaaaccAACCTGGAAATCCAA ATCCAGATGCGGAGGTAATAGCACTATCTCCCAAGACCTTAATGGCAACAAATAGGTTCATATGTGAGGTATGTAACAAAGGGTTCCAAAGGGAGCAAAACTTACAGCTTCACAGAAGAGGGCACAACCTGCCATGGAAGCTAAAGCAAAAGACTAACAAAGAACCGAAACGGAAGGTGTATCTGTGCCCCGAGCCGACATGCGTTCACCATGACCCTTCACGAGCTCTCGGCGACCTCACTGGCATTAAAAAGCACTACTCTCGAAAGCACGGGGAGAAGAAATGGAAGTGTGAGAAGTGTTCAAAGAGGTATGCCGTGCAGTCGGACTGGAAGGCTCATTCCAAGACCTGTGGCACTAGAGAATACAGATGTGACTGTGGCACTCTTTTCTCTAG GCGAGACAGTTTTATCACTCACAGGGCCTTTTGTGATGCACTGGCTCAGGAGAGTGCTAGGCATCCTACCAACTTAAACACAATGGGGAGTCATCTTTTTGGAAGTAACCACATGAGCCTAGGCCTATCACAACTTGGTTCTCAGATTCCCCCACTGCAAAATCAGAACCCTCCATCTAGTAATATGTTACGACTAGGCAGTGCCGGTGGTGCAAAGTTTGAGCACCTTATTTCTCCATCAAATCCTTCTTCATATGGCCAGCCTCCACAATCAATGCATTCATCTTCCTTATTCATTCAAGACGCAAACCAAGGCTTTCCAAACAAGCCACAGTTGCATGGACTCATGCAACTTCCTGATCTTCAAAGCAATAGTAACAACTCCTCACCAGCTGCTAGTCTCTTTAACCTTAGCTTCTTTCCTAATAATAACAGTTCCCCGGGTGGTATAAGCAGTGGAGACAATGTCAATATGTCTAGCACCAATTTATCGTCTTCGGGCTTATTAATGCAAGACCAGCTTAACAATAGCAATGGTGGCAGCCAAGGGACAACGCTATTCTCTACTAACATGGGCGATCATGTTGGCTCCGGTGTCTCTTCTCTCTACAGCAATTCTTTGCCTCCTGAAAACATAACTTCACATATGTCTGCCACTGCATTGCTTCAAAAAGCTGCTCAAATGGGATCAACTACAAGCAGCAACAATAGTTCTTCTATGTTAAGAGGCTTGGCTAGTTCTAAATCCGAGAAGCAAAATGTGTTGGCCAACTTTGGTGTTAGTTTTGGCAATGATAATGGAGGAGAGAGCCTAAGATCACATATAGAAAGTGGAAACCATCTTCAAGGGTTAATGAATTCTCTTGCTAATGCAAGCTCTTCCATGTTTGGGCGTGGACAAGATAACAACTTTGGTGGGTTCAATGGCAGTGGGGTCACGTTGGACCAGCACCATAGTAACACGAGTTTCAGCACTGTGGATGAGGCCAAGTTGCATCAAAATCTGGCAGTGAACTTTGGAGGGTCTGACAAGTTGACACTGGATTTTTTGGGCGTGGGAGGAATGGTAAGGAACATGGGTGGAGGGTATTCACAAAGAGAACAACAACATGCTATCAACATGAGTTCTTTGGATCCCGAATTAAAGACAGCCCAGCAGGCAAGTCAAGCATTTGGAAGCACAACAATGCAATGA